Genomic DNA from Tachyglossus aculeatus isolate mTacAcu1 chromosome 10, mTacAcu1.pri, whole genome shotgun sequence:
GGACAGGGCGAAGCCCAAGATGGCGTAGGAGAACAGCTGCTGCTTCAGGGAAGGGTTCCTGGGCGGGaacgggagagacagagggaaaagttTGGGGGTCCAGTTCACTGCCCACCCAGCCCCCAGCAGCcccagcattcactcattcaatcgcatttcaatcaatcgttcaatcgtatttattgagcgcttactgtgcacaaagcactggactaagcgcttgggaagtccaagtttgcaacatctagattgatgatgatgatgagagctcacctcctccaggaggccttcccagactgagccccctccttcctctccccctcgtccccctctccatcccccccatcttacctccttcccttccccacagcacctgtatatacggatatatgtttgtacagatttattactctatttatttatttatttattttatttgtacatatctattctatttattttattttgttagtatgtttggttttgttctctgtctcccccttttagactgtgagcccactgttgggtagggactgtctctatatgttgccgatttgtacttcccaagcgcttagtacagtgctctgcacatagtaagcgctcaataaatacgattgatgatgatgatgatgatgatgatctaaagacagtcaatcaatcaatcaatcaatcgtatttattgagcgcttactgtgcgcagagcactggactaagcgcttgggaagtctaagttggcaacatatcgagacagtcagtcaatcaatcaatcaatcgtatttattgagcgcttactgtgcacagagcactggactaagcgcttgggaagtccaagttggcaacatctagagacagtcaatcaatcaatcaatcaattgtatttattgagcgcttactgtgcgcagagcactggactaagcgcttgggaagtccaagttggcaacatctagagacagtcaatcaatcaatcgtatttattgagcgcttactgtgcgcagagcactggactaagtgcttgggaagtccaagttggcaacatctcgagacagtcaatcaatcaatcgtatttattgagcgcttactgtgcgcagagcactggactaagcacttgggaagtccaagttggcaacatctagagacaatcaatcaatcaatcgtatttattgagcgcttactgtgcgcagagcactggactaagcgcttgggaagtccaagttggcaacatctcgagacagtcaatcaatcaatcaatcaatcgtatttattgagcgcttactgtgtgcagagcactggactaagcgcttgggaagtccaagttggcaacatctagagacagtcaatcaatcaatcaatcaatcgtatttattgagcgcttactgtgcgcagagcactggactaagcgcttgggaagtccaagctggcaacatctagaggcggtccctaccccacagcgggctcacaggctaaaagggggagacagatgacaaaaccaaacatactaacaaaataaaataaatagaatagatatgtacaagtaaaataaatggagtaataaatctgtacatacatatatcgtAATAAACAGGGACCACaggacccctcccaccccctcgcgcctcacctaagcgcttgggaaagtccaagtttggcaacatcttaagaagacggtccctaccccacagcgggctcacggcaaAAGGGGGCGACGGAGACgtaaaccacacatactaacaaaattcaaataataatagatatggacaagtaaaataaatacataataaatatgttacaaacatatatacatctatacagggacTACAGGGAccgctcccactcccaccccctcgtGCCTcacctaagcgtttgggaagtccaagctggcaacatctagagacggtccctaccccacagtgggctcacaggctaaaagagggagatggagaacaaaaccaaacatactaacaaaatcaaataaatagaatagatatggacaagtaaaataaataaatagagtaataaatacgtacaaacatatatacatctatacagggacTACAGGGAccgctcccactcccaccccctcgtGCCTcacctaagcgtttgggaagtccaagttggcaacatctagagacggtccctaccccacagcgggctcacaggctaaaagggggagacagagaacagaaccaaacatactaacaaaataaaataaatagaatagatatggacaagtaaaataaataaataaatagagtaataaatctgtacaaacatatatacatctatacaggggccACAGGGACCGCTCCCACTCCCTCACGCCTCACCTTGCATAGCCGATGATGAGGCTCCCAAAGACGGTCCCGATGCCGGCCCCGGAGCCGGCTACCCCGACGGTGGCGGCCCCGGCCCCGATGAATTTGGCCGCCGTGTCGATGTCGCGGGCGACGGCGCTGGTCTGGAGGCCTCGGTCGGGGACGACCAGGAGGAGCGGGCTCCGGGGGCCCGAGGCTGAGGGGATGCGGCTctgtggggggagaaagggacaacctgatcactctggaacctccccagcgcttagaacagtgcttcgcacatagtaagcgcttaataaatgccattattataattattatcattaaggggggttggaggagggccTGGGCGGGGGGTTCACGACCCCCGGCGGGCTCTGAGAGCCTGAATTCCTTTCCTGTGGCCGGAGTGGAGGGGATGCGGCtctgtggggggagaaggggacaacctgatcactttggaacctccccagggcttagaacagtgcttcgcacatagtaagcgcttaataaatgccattattataattattattattaagggggggcTTGAGGAGGGCCAGGGCGCGGGGTTCACGACCCCGGCGGGCCTCTGAGAGCCTGAATTCCTTTTCCTTGGGTCCGGAGTGGAGGGGATGCGGGCtctgtggggggagaaggggacaacctgatcactttggaacctccccagggcttagaacagtgcttcgcacatagtaagcgcttaataaaaatgccattattataattactatcattaaggGGGGCGCTTGGAGGAGGCGGCCAGGATGCGGGGTTCACGACCCCCCGGCGGTGCCTCTGAGAGCCTGAATTCCTTTCCTGTGGCCGGAAGTGGAGGGGATGCGGCTCTGTGTGGGGAGAAAGGGACAACCCTCatcactttggaacctccccagagcgcttagaacagttgctatcgcacatagtaaagtgtcttaataaatgcccattattataattattattattaagggggggcttggaggagggccagggcgcgGGGTTCACGACCCCCGGCGGGCCTCTGAGAGCCTGAATTCCTTTCCTGGTTGGCCGGGAGTGGAGGGGATGCGGCTCTGTGGGGGGTAGGGAgaaagggacaacctcatcactttggaaccatccccagcgcttagaaccagtgcttcgcaacatagtaagcgcttaataaaatgccattattataattatatattattaaggGGGGGCTCGGAGGAGGGCCAGGGGCGCGGGGTTCACCGACCCCCCGGGCTGGCTTCTGAGAGGCCTGAATTCCTTTCCTGTGGCCCGAGTGGGAAGGGATGCGGCTCtgttgggggaggaaagggacacctcatcactttggaacctccccagcgcttagaacagtgcttcgcacatagtaagcgcttaataaatgccattattataattattattattaaggggggctcggaggagggccagggcgcgGGGTTCACGACCCCCGGCGGGCTCTGAGAGCCTGAATTCCTTTCCTGTGGCCGGAGTGGAGGGGATGCGGCTCTGTGGGGGGAgaaaaggacaacctgatcactttggaacctccccagcgcttagaacagtgcttcgcacatagtaagcgcttaataaatgccattattatgattattattattaaggggggcttggaggagggccagggcgcgGGGTTCACGACCCCCGGCGGGCTCTGAGAGCCTGAATTCCTTTCCTGTGGCCAGAGTGGAGGCCCGGTGGGCGTCTTGGGTTGGCCaccgcccccaatcaatcaatggtatttattgagcgcttactgtgtgcagagcactgtactaagcgcttgggaagtccaagttggcaacatctagagacggtccctacccaacggcgggctcacggtcgaaaagGGCTGTGATGTCACCGGGATGGAGGGGTCCCCATTTCAGGGCCGCCACCCCCCTTGGTCTCCTCAGCCACGTCTTCACttaggagaagccgcgtggctcagtggaaagagcccgggctttggagtcagaggtcatgggttcaaatcctggctctgggatttgacttggggcaaatcacttaactttcgctgtgcctcggtgacctcatctgtcaaatgggggtgaagactgtgagccccccgtgggacaacctgatcaccttgtaacctccccagcgcttagaacagtgctctgcacacagtaagcgcttaataaatgctatcattattattattattattatgggttcaaatcccggctccgccaactgtcagctgtgtgactttgggcaaaccacttcacttctctgtgcctcagtgacctcatctgtcaaatggggatgaagaatgtgagccccccgtgggacaacctgatcaccttgtaacctccccagcgcttagaacagtgcttcgcacatagtaagcgcttaataaatgccatcatcatcattattattattactattgtgacctccccagcgcttagaacagtgctgtgcacatagtaagcgcttaataaatgccatcatcattattattatcattgtgaccttccccgcgcttagaacagtgctgtgcacatagtaagcgcttaataaatgccatcattattattattattattattattgtgacctccccagtgcttaaaacagtgctgtgcacatagtaagcacttaataaatgccatcatcattattattatcattgtgaccttcccagcgcttagaacagtgctttgcacatagtaagcgcttagtaaatgccatcatcatcatcattattattgtgacctccccagcgcttagaagtgctttgcgcatagtaagcgcttaataaatgccatcaccatcattattattattgtgacctccccaacacttagaacagtgctctgcacatagtaagcgcttaagaaatgccatcatcattattatcattattattgtgacctccccagcgcttagaacagtgctttgcacatagtaagcacttaacaaatgccatcatcattattattattattattgtgacctc
This window encodes:
- the ATP5MC2 gene encoding ATP synthase F(0) complex subunit C2, mitochondrial, coding for MYACAKFVSTPALVKSSSRMLSRPAAGMLSRPEARTDESRIPSASGPRSPLLLVVPDRGLQTSAVARDIDTAAKFIGAGAATVGVAGSGAGIGTVFGSLIIGYARNPSLKQQLFSYAILGFALSEAMGLFCLMVAFLILFAM